The Laspinema palackyanum D2c region GGCAGTTTGTCGTTGATTGTCACAAAGATGGTTGCCAGTCGATACTCATCTAGTCTTCTAGCGATGCTGATAGGAAGTGTGCGGTAAGTTAGTCCATTCAGTTCAGGTTTGAATGTAATCTCTGTCAAAGTCAAGTTATTTTCATAGAAATCTCGTATCGCAAAAAATCTTTGATGCCCGTCAATTAATTCGTGATGGTTGTCGTCTATTTCGTAAAAATAAAGCGGTGGGCTAGGAATATTTAGTAACAGAGACTCAATCCATTCAGACTGTTTTTGAGGACTCCATTGCTTTTGTCTCTTGTGAGCCGGTAATAACTGCATACACTCCGGGTTCTTTAGGTTCCAAAACAAGTTCCTAATTGTTGAGCGTTCCCTCTCCTGCAAGACGTATGTATTTTCTAATTTATTCCGCATTAATTTAGGTTGTGCATTTCTAGGTGAACTATTTAATTTAGGCATAAATAAACTTTGAATGTTTACAGTATTTTATTGTAGCATAATCTTACAATTACTCTAGGATACAATCAAGGACAAACAACACCACAAACTATGACTTTCTCCCAGAACCAACTCAATCGAGCAGGTGACCTCCTCAAAGTCGAGTCTGCCGAACCCATCGAACGCCAACAGGCAGCTAACTTGCTCACCGCCTGGAGACTCGCTCACGGGGAAACGCTGCACCAGTTTAGCCATCGGATTTACCCATTGCTAGACCAGCAACCCGAGGCAATTTTAGCTCAACGCATCAAGCGCTTGCCATCGATTGTGGACAAACTCAAACGCTATCCCAACATCAAACTATCGAAGATGCAAGACCTGGTGGGAATGCGTGTGATTCTCCCCAATATCCAAGCCGTGCGAAATTTTGAACAATCGTTATTTGAGGAAAACTTAACCCGTAAACAAGATTATATCGCCCAACCAAAAGCAACAGGTTACCGAGGAATTCATTGCATTTATTCCGGGGAAAACCGGACTCAACTCGAACTGCAAATCCGCACTCAACACCAGCATTTATGGGCCACGGCAGTTGAGATGACTGGGGTATTTCTAGGAATCGGTGATGACCTGAAAACTCAATCCGTTTCCTCGGAATGGCTGGAGTTTTTCGCACTGGTCAGTTCCGCCTTCGCTCGGCTCGAAGGGATGCCGGTGGTGGCTCAACACGAACACCTATCCGAATTGGAACTGCATGATGCGATCGCCCGCTTGGAGGAACGGCTAGGAGTCGCGTCCCGATTGCAAGCGGTGCAGCCAGTCGAGGCTCCGGTGGTCCAGGTGGATGGCGATTGGCAGTTGCTCAACTTGATGCAGCAGCGGTTGACGGTGGATTGCTTAGACTGGGAACCAGCAGTGCAGCGTTATGAAGAGTTAGAGCGGGACCTATCCTCTCCGCAACAACTCGTGCTGGTTTCGGTGCAGTTGGACCAACTTAGACGCGCCTACCCGAATTATTTCCTAGACATTCAACCGTTTGTGCAACAATTGCAATTTATCGTGAACGGCTAGATTGAGTCCTCGTTCCATCGCAGCAAGTCACAGAAAGGCCAAGACTGACTGAGCAGCCCGCCAGCAATTATCGGGATAGTTGGGATTGTTGGCTTCAATCAGGGGAATGCCTACTGCCTGCACATATTCGTGATATTGGGCTAGAGTCGGGGGCGGTTGTTTACGCGACTCACTCAGAAAATGAATAAAATCAAGCTCTTGACCCCAAAGTGCAACCTGTTTGGCTTGGACATTCTGGTGAATCTGTTGTCCATTCTCGCGAAGTTGTATATCCCCCAGTTTGGGCCAGATATCCACGCTTAAGAAATCGACCGGACTATCGGGTTGCCAGGTCAAGGCATCTGCCACCACAAAACTTACTTTTTCCCACCCCGGCCAGGTGTTAGGTTGAGCAATTTTATGGAGCAGCTCTATCACCCTGCTATCTCGCTCAACCACCGTAACCCGCTCGACTTGTTTTTCGGCAATTACATTGAACAGCAGTAATCCCATGCCCAATCCCATAATGACGGTATGGCCGCAAGCATACAGGGCATGATGCGCTTGGCTTTCCAGTTCCCGAGGACCTAGACTCATCCATAGGGTGTCACCCTGGCTCAAAATATAGTTGGGGTTAGCGGGTTGTATTGCCGTGAAGTAACCTCCCATAATAAACGCATCCCGTCGCTTTAGGATCCACTCTCCATAGTGTCCCGTCCGATATTTAGGTATTTTGAGGGCTGGATAAGGTGGGGTCTGTAAGCGTTGATGTTCACGATAAGTTTCCGCTAAGGCTGCGATCGCATCAAGGCTTTCTTGAGACGGTTTGTTAGACATACTAAGTGAGAGAGACTAGATTGAATTCAGATGGCCCGTGTATCGTTCGACTAACTGGGCGAAATTGGCTTCACCTTCGTCGAGGGTGTCCGCATACAGGCCGTTATAGTAGCCGCCATCCTGCAAATTGTGGAAATGTGCTACCCATTTATCTTCGAGGTGGCGCAGGACAATTTCACCGGGAGCGGTTGCCCCATCACCGGGGACTGAGTGAGTCTTGATTGGTTTCATGTTAGTTTTGTACTGCCTCCGTAAGTTCTGTTGCACCGACAAATCCGCGAAACACGCCTTGAATATAGTCTTGCTTGTGGTCTTGAATCCATTCCACCGTGTCCACATAGCTCAAAGCTGCTGCTTGCAAGATAACGATTCGCACATCTAGCATATTCGTGGTGCCTGCATAGAGGACCGCATTGAGTCCTTCTAGCACCTTGTCTGGGACCTGCACCGGGTTCTTGCTGGGGGCCCGATTGATGCCAAATTTGCGTTTGGGTTGCGGTTGCTGGTACGGCATCAATTCGTCTAGGGGCTTACCTGTCGGATCGAATCCCACTGGCAGCCAGAAGAACTCTGAAGCCCAATAGTCGCCCTGATAATTCAGCATCCACCAGTCATTCGCCACGCCTCCGAGACAGACTTTATCAATGTCGAAATATAGCTTAATCTGCTGGGTCATGAGGGTTGCTCCTGTTTCGGCTTGCACCATTCCTTCCGGTCCATTGGCACCACCTCCACGCGGAAACTTTTCCAGGGATGGACCGTAAACCCAGCTTCGACTTCTTTAGGGTAAAGACTCCTCATTTGTTCGAGGGCCGCTTCCTCATCCTGGGCCATAATATAGTGGCCTTGTCGGACGCTCAAATCTGCGTTTTCTTGGTCGCCATCGTCGTACATGGCATTTCGGGTGCAACGAAATTCGTGCATAGTTGTTAGAAGAATGTTAGATTACTACGCTAAAAAGTTTGCCACATTGCGAGTCGATCGCAAGCGGGGTCCTGCTCCCCACAAGCCTATTCTACTGCTGTCGGTCATCGAACTGATAGAACGGGGCCACATCCGCAAAAACCAGATTGTCCTTGATGCTGAACTGGTTGCCGCCTTCTTGAAACTCTGGGGCCAACTCGCCACCACGGACCACCGCTCCGACATCGGTTTGCCGTTCTTCCACCTGCAAGGCGATGGCTTCTGGCACTACCAACCCAAACCCGGCTACGAGGCTCTCGTCCAGTCCAAAGCCAAAATCCGTTCCGTGGGAGCCATCCGCGAACTGGTCGAATGCGCTTTCCTCGATGATGAACTGTTCCACCTGCTGCGCCACCCCGTCACCCGCGCTCACCTGGCTCAAGTGCTGATAAATAAGTGGTTCCCCGAGAAAATATCTCAGATTGAAAACTTGCTACAACTTGATGCGTTCGAGGAGATGACGAGGCGGTTTCGGGAGAGCGGCGGGGAGATTTACCAGCCGGAAGACTTAGAGGACGAGCAGAAAACGATTGTCCGAGATGGGGCTTTTCGCAAGGTGGTCGTGCAGGTGTATCAACATCGGTGCGCGTTCTGTGGCCTGCAAATCCTCAACTCACTGGGTCAGAATATCGTTGATGGCGCTCATATCAAGCCATTCTCTCGCTTCTACGATGACCGCCTAGATAATGGCCTATCTTTGTGCAAGAACCACCACTGGGCTTTTGATAGGGGCTGGTTTAGCTTGGAGGACGACTACCGCATCGTCGTGGCGGATGACTTGCGGGAAGAGTCGCCCCACAGCCGACCCATGCGCGAGTTCGAGGGTGAGCGGATTTGGTTGCCCGCCCAAACAAAATATCGCCCCCGACCCGAGGCGATCGCATGGCATCGCACCCACATCTTTCAGCAGGCCAGTTAGGATTGTTCCTCGTCTGCTTCATCCATCCACAGTTCCTGATAGTTATCCGCCAATTGATAGAGCGGAATCTTGGCGTGGTGGCCGCGACCGGATTTAGGATTGGGGACCGTTGTAACTACCCGAATCACTCGTTGACTTTTGAGGCGCGTCAAGGCCGGGGAGACTGTCCGGGAGTCGAGCTTAATCATTTCGGCAATTGTAGCAAGGGTTGCCGTGCCACATTCAAGCAAAGCCTCCACAATTTGTCTTTGCAAACTCCCCAGCCTCCGACCTGGTTTGATGCTCGGTTTTTCCGAGCGTTCGTAGAGGGCAACCTTTTGTGCCCGTCGGCCACTTCCTTTGCCATAGTCTGGGTTCGGTATCATCTCCACAACACGAACCAGCCCTTGCCGTTTGAGACGGGTCATCGTACTGTTGATGGGGTTGGGTTCATGGCCGGTCACTTCAGCCAACTTCGCGGAAGTGGCTTGCCCGCATTGGGCCAACGCCTCTAAGATTTCATCTTGCAGTTCCCCTTGAGGGCGGTAATTTTGCTGCTTAAACTGGATGATTTTCAGTTGTTTCAAGCATTGCAATATTTCTGCTTTTATCGCTTCTTTATGGGTTTTTTCTAGGGAAGTTTTCTCCAAGTCTCGCAGGGATTGGACGGCATGAGCAATCGCGGCTAATTTCTCGGCTGGCTCCATTGTTAGTCTTCACCCTCGAACACTAAGCTTAAAAGCACCTGGTAATCGGCGACGGCATCCGGGTCGGTGCTCATCAGTTGGATCGCAGCTTCCCACCCGACAACTCCATCAATGACTTGCATTTTCGCATTACCAGGAATCGTGACCAAGCACATCGACTTGCCCAGGGGTTCGAGGTGGATTGCATTGCGCGCAACTTGGACGGTCACCGGGGGCAGGTCTAGTTCATCGGTGGTTACTTTGACCGGGTTGTACTGGAGAAATTGCACCGCCTCGCTCAGGGGTGGCGTGATTTGTATCCGTTCTCGTCCCGCTTGCTTGACGATTAGGCCAGGATAGACGAATTCATCGTGATAAACAGGTTGATTCGCTAATGATTTGACGCGGGTAGCAAACTGCTCAAACTCGGATAAATTAGCCATGATTCTTGTGAAATAACGGATGTAATGCGCCGGGTGGAAAACCGTTTTGTTTAAGTTCATGCCCGAACCGATAGTCTTCTTCGAGAATGCCATAAATTTTCGTTTTGAGTGCCATTTCTCTTAGGAACGACCGAGTGAACACTACGCCGAAATAAGCCACCTCGCCAAGCTCTAAATCAGTCCAGGTGGGTTCAATCACGGCTCCACTTTCATCGACTAACCACGCATGAGACACGGCTCTGTCCAAGTCCGTAGAAATCGCATACCCTTCGCAGTAGTGAAAATTTTTGTGTTGGTTTAGCAGTTGGTAGCAGTTTTGATAGCAAGCCTTAGTTTTACCGCTGAATTTCGATTTGGTTTGCTTGGTAAATGGAATCCCATAAGCTAATATTAGCGCTTCAGTGCCTTTATATTTGCAAGGATTACGAGGATACATTCTGGTTATTTCTTCAACTTTTTCTTTGAGAAATTCGGTGAGTCTTTCTAGTTCGCTCATAATTTAGCTTTGATGAAACTTGGGGTGGCGAGATACATTTGAAAATCCATGACGATGGATGAAAAAATCTTGCAAATAATCACTAGCTAGAATGCCATAACATCCGGTTTTTTCTACGTTTGCTTTAACAAAATCAGATTCGAGCGCTATGCCAAAATAGCCAGTTATTACAGGTTTCCAAGTTAGGTCATGGACTTGACCATTTTCGCCTATGAGCCAACTATGTATCAACGGTGTAGATACTCCTTCAGCCAGGGCATAGCCTTCACAGTAAATCAGCGAGGGGTCAGCTAACAGTCTTTCGTAACAAGTTTGGAAACTATCCTTTTTCAATGTTTGGAACCCGATGGGCACGCACTCTCCAAAGGAGCAGCCGTACTCTAGTACCAAACCTTCGCTAGAAGGAAATGTACTTTGGTCTGGGTTACGCGGTCTGCTTTGGTGAATCGCTTCGACAGCTTGAAGATAATTGACAATTTGACTAATCAAGTTGATATCACTCGGGGCAGATTTTAAAGACATTTGAGTTCAATTCTCCGATATAGTTTTGACGAAATTAGTCAGTTAATTGGCTAATTTGATTCTGGATTTTTTTCATTTAACTTTGATGAAACTGACGAGCTAGTGCATGGATTGGAAACCCATTCCGATGCAACGCAAAGTCTAACCTAAAATCGCTGGCGAGGATGCCATGAGATTTAGTTTGCGCTACCGTGTTCAGGACAAACTTACGTTCTAACTCAACCCCAAAGTAAGCGTTTTTTCCGGGCTTCCAAGTTGGGTCATGCACCTGGCCTTGTTCGCAGACTAGCCAAGCATGAAGCACTGGTAAAACCAGACCGTTGCAGATGGCATATCCTTCGCAATAAGTCAAGCTATCATCTTCCAATATCCAATCATAGCAAGTTTGGAAGCATTTTCCCTTCATTCCCCGTACCTGAGTCGGAACTTGTTGACTAAAAGAGCGACCATAGCGCAATACCAAACTTTCGCTTGACATCATTTTAGGCTCACCTCGGTCAGCATCCCGATAAACCTGATGGACCGCTTTGAGGTAGCCAACAATTTGCTGGGTCAGGGTGTTACTGATTTGAGTTATACTGCGACAAAACCAGATTATCTATCAGGTCAATGGCGTGTTGATAGGCAGACAGTTCTCCTTGATATTTAGCTTGCAATTCTGGGTTATCTTTAGCAAATTTAATCCGATTTTGACAGCGTTGAATCTGGATGTTTAGCTCAGTTTTTACATTGTCTATCAACGGCAAAACTGCCTGGTGATTTTCCTGCTCAAACCATCGCATTTCCGGTCTCATCATCTAGCTATTATTCCCGATATCATAACCAGCGTATGCTATCATATCACAGACCCCTAATGAGCACAGCAATGACCCCAATTAGTCGGCTAGGGTTGACCCATTTCAAATCATTCCAGAACCAGCAGATTGAGTTGAAGGCGCTGACGGTACTCTCTGGACTGAACAATACCGGCAAATCCTGCGTGCTGCAATCGCTGCTTTTGCTCCGTCAATCCTATCGTGCCGGGTTGCTCCCTGGGGTTGGTCTTGAACTCAATGGCGAGTTAGTCAACATTGGCACGGGTCGCGATGCGCTGTGTGAGCAAGCTTTGGAAGATAGTCTAGGGTTCGAGTTGGTTGATGAACAGGGTATTCATCGATGGGAATTCGGCTATAGTCCATCGGTGGATGTGTTGAGTTTGCTCTCGGGTCCTGATGGGTCTGGCTATGGTGCAAGTTTGTTTAGCGACGGGTTTCGTTATGTTGGTCCCGAAGGTCACGCTACTGGGCCACTCACCGGCGAAATTGGCACCTTGCGACTGCGGCATCCATCGGTAGAATCCCTTGACTTGGAATTGCAAGCTCGGGCATGGTTGGCCGAAATCAGTCCCCACGACAGCACGAACTCCCGCGTTTGGGCAATAGTTGTGGCAGTGCTGGCTTTGGCTCCCGGGTCGTTGCTGTTGGCCGAACATCCCGAGACTGGGCTGCATTCCAAGGCTCAAGTCAGGTTGGGTGAGTTGTTCTCGTTGGCCGCCAGTGCCGGAATCCAAGTGGTCCTAGAAACTCACAGCGACCACCTGCTGAACGGGATTCGCCTCGCCGTTCATGGCGGCAGATTGGCACCGGATGATGTGCAGATTAACTTCCTGAGTCTGAATCCGCAACAATTGACTGAAGTGGCCTCGCCTCGTATTGACCGCAATGGACGGATTGACCAGTTCCCCGATGGATTCTTTGACACTTGGAGCAAGAGTTTGGATGGCTTGCTTGAACCAGCGGTGCGATAAGCCGTGGAGATGCTCAGACTCTGTTAGGAATTAAACCGCTCAAAAAAGTCTCGGCGGTCTTCTTCCGTTGTGTCTGGGTTAAATTGAACCACCCGAACGCTTCGTCTTCTAAACTTTCTCTGCAAGGCGTTTGATAGACTGGCAAACTGAACTCCATTTAACTGGGTGAGTTTGCTCAGATTACAGAGGGTCAGTTGATTGTTGACAAACCGGGCTAACGTTTGGAGTCGCTGGCTGCCATCTATCATTTCTAGCTTTCTATCATCTTGGTCATTCTCTGACCAAACTTCGCTCACATAAATGCCAGTAATGGAAAACCCTAGAAAAATAAACTCAATAAAGTTAGACTGATGCTCTTCATCCCACCTCATGCCTTTGTGCGGGTCTGGGATAAACAGTT contains the following coding sequences:
- a CDS encoding winged helix-turn-helix transcriptional regulator, with amino-acid sequence MEPAEKLAAIAHAVQSLRDLEKTSLEKTHKEAIKAEILQCLKQLKIIQFKQQNYRPQGELQDEILEALAQCGQATSAKLAEVTGHEPNPINSTMTRLKRQGLVRVVEMIPNPDYGKGSGRRAQKVALYERSEKPSIKPGRRLGSLQRQIVEALLECGTATLATIAEMIKLDSRTVSPALTRLKSQRVIRVVTTVPNPKSGRGHHAKIPLYQLADNYQELWMDEADEEQS
- a CDS encoding DUF5049 domain-containing protein produces the protein MTQQIKLYFDIDKVCLGGVANDWWMLNYQGDYWASEFFWLPVGFDPTGKPLDELMPYQQPQPKRKFGINRAPSKNPVQVPDKVLEGLNAVLYAGTTNMLDVRIVILQAAALSYVDTVEWIQDHKQDYIQGVFRGFVGATELTEAVQN
- a CDS encoding AAA family ATPase — its product is MTPISRLGLTHFKSFQNQQIELKALTVLSGLNNTGKSCVLQSLLLLRQSYRAGLLPGVGLELNGELVNIGTGRDALCEQALEDSLGFELVDEQGIHRWEFGYSPSVDVLSLLSGPDGSGYGASLFSDGFRYVGPEGHATGPLTGEIGTLRLRHPSVESLDLELQARAWLAEISPHDSTNSRVWAIVVAVLALAPGSLLLAEHPETGLHSKAQVRLGELFSLAASAGIQVVLETHSDHLLNGIRLAVHGGRLAPDDVQINFLSLNPQQLTEVASPRIDRNGRIDQFPDGFFDTWSKSLDGLLEPAVR
- a CDS encoding DUF262 domain-containing protein: MQLLPAHKRQKQWSPQKQSEWIESLLLNIPSPPLYFYEIDDNHHELIDGHQRFFAIRDFYENNLTLTEITFKPELNGLTYRTLPISIARRLDEYRLATIFVTINDKLPEEVFLQIKQSIFERLQPAWSS
- a CDS encoding DUF262 domain-containing protein; translation: MSEASVTLEKMNLAEQQIRQEQKQINYTTREYPIEVLVDKYLTGIDDNSNELFIPDPHKGMRWDEEHQSNFIEFIFLGFSITGIYVSEVWSENDQDDRKLEMIDGSQRLQTLARFVNNQLTLCNLSKLTQLNGVQFASLSNALQRKFRRRSVRVVQFNPDTTEEDRRDFFERFNS
- a CDS encoding HNH endonuclease translates to MLDYYAKKFATLRVDRKRGPAPHKPILLLSVIELIERGHIRKNQIVLDAELVAAFLKLWGQLATTDHRSDIGLPFFHLQGDGFWHYQPKPGYEALVQSKAKIRSVGAIRELVECAFLDDELFHLLRHPVTRAHLAQVLINKWFPEKISQIENLLQLDAFEEMTRRFRESGGEIYQPEDLEDEQKTIVRDGAFRKVVVQVYQHRCAFCGLQILNSLGQNIVDGAHIKPFSRFYDDRLDNGLSLCKNHHWAFDRGWFSLEDDYRIVVADDLREESPHSRPMREFEGERIWLPAQTKYRPRPEAIAWHRTHIFQQAS